From Rhodohalobacter sp. SW132, the proteins below share one genomic window:
- the dnaJ gene encoding molecular chaperone DnaJ, producing MSKRDYYEVLGVSKDASEKELKKAYRKLAMKYHPDRNKGDESAEKKFKEASEAYDVLRDPQKRQRYDQFGHAGMNGGGFGGGQDYGNADFEDIFSRFSDIFGSDIFGGGGDPFGGGRSRSRRRTSQGQPGADMKLSVSLTLEEIAEGAEKTLKVKKYKKCGECSGTGAETESDFETCGTCNGMGEVRQVSKTMFGQFVNVQPCPNCRGEGRIVRNKCKKCHGEGRTRGEEKVKMNIPSGVSNGNYITLRRQGNAGVRGGEPGDLIVLIEEKEHENFERDGNDIYYDLLLSIPDAVLGTEVEVPTLKGKAKLKIEPGTQPGKLLRMKERGIKGLNNSGRGDQFIKVNMYVPKDLSDGERRHIEALRGNEHFNPESAKSREKGFFSKIKDVFA from the coding sequence ATGTCAAAACGCGATTATTACGAAGTATTAGGCGTCAGCAAAGATGCGTCAGAGAAAGAACTGAAAAAGGCGTATCGAAAACTCGCCATGAAGTATCACCCCGATAGAAATAAAGGGGATGAATCAGCGGAAAAAAAGTTTAAAGAAGCGTCAGAAGCATATGATGTGCTGCGCGATCCGCAAAAACGTCAGCGCTACGATCAGTTTGGACACGCCGGCATGAACGGTGGAGGTTTTGGCGGAGGTCAGGATTACGGCAACGCGGATTTTGAAGATATCTTCAGCCGATTCAGCGATATTTTTGGTAGTGATATATTTGGCGGAGGCGGAGATCCGTTTGGCGGGGGAAGATCCCGCAGCCGGCGCCGTACAAGCCAGGGACAACCCGGCGCAGATATGAAACTGAGTGTATCTCTCACCCTCGAAGAGATCGCTGAAGGTGCTGAAAAAACACTGAAGGTTAAGAAATATAAAAAATGCGGCGAGTGCAGCGGCACCGGTGCAGAAACAGAATCCGATTTCGAAACGTGCGGTACTTGTAACGGGATGGGCGAAGTCAGACAGGTTTCAAAAACCATGTTTGGCCAGTTTGTAAACGTACAGCCGTGTCCGAATTGCCGGGGTGAAGGCCGAATTGTCCGGAATAAATGTAAGAAATGTCACGGAGAAGGACGCACCCGCGGAGAAGAGAAAGTGAAGATGAACATTCCGTCCGGCGTTTCAAACGGAAATTATATTACGCTCAGACGCCAGGGAAATGCAGGTGTACGAGGCGGTGAACCCGGTGACCTGATCGTTCTGATTGAGGAGAAAGAGCACGAAAACTTCGAACGTGACGGAAATGATATCTACTACGATCTGCTGCTCAGTATTCCGGATGCCGTTCTTGGCACTGAGGTTGAAGTCCCGACACTGAAAGGGAAAGCCAAACTGAAAATTGAGCCGGGAACACAGCCGGGCAAATTGCTCAGGATGAAAGAGCGGGGAATCAAAGGGTTGAATAACAGCGGCAGGGGTGACCAGTTCATCAAAGTGAACATGTATGTTCCAAAAGACCTCTCCGACGGTGAACGCCGCCATATTGAAGCGCTAAGAGGGAACGAACATTTCAATCCCGAAAGCGCAAAAAGCCGCGAAAAAGGCTTCTTTTCCAAAATAAAAGATGTATTTGCCTGA
- a CDS encoding aspartate aminotransferase family protein, with protein MNPIDITTEAQDIEHKHHLPIYRRYPITLERGEGSLVWDYKGNEYLDMLAGIAVNNTGHCHPNVVKAIKDQAEKLIHPSNFFYTKPQSDLAKLLSELSGLERVFFCNSGVEALEASLKIARKFGNNHGKKGEIIAVERGFHGRSLAAIALGKEKYQKGFAPIPSGFKTIPFNDIEALENEINDDTIAFACEPIQGEGGIHEVSGEYLKRARELCDQHNALLFYDEVQCGNGRTGKYFGFEHHGIKPDIIATAKGLGGGFPIGAVMASEKAAQALDYGDHGTTYGGNPLACAASLAAVRTILDEDLMTQATEKGEYLRKQITEKTEGLGLIKEIRGRGLMIGLELTNEGKPVVMEMLDNYVISNVTMDTTIRLVPPLVITYEQLDRFVDVFVAALKKCGKS; from the coding sequence ATGAATCCAATCGACATCACAACGGAAGCACAGGATATTGAACACAAACATCACCTGCCGATCTACCGGCGGTACCCGATTACGCTGGAACGCGGTGAGGGGTCACTTGTCTGGGATTACAAAGGAAATGAATACCTGGATATGCTTGCAGGAATTGCGGTTAACAACACCGGACACTGCCATCCCAACGTGGTGAAGGCGATTAAAGATCAGGCGGAAAAGCTGATTCACCCCTCCAATTTTTTCTACACCAAACCGCAAAGTGACCTCGCAAAACTTCTCTCCGAGCTTTCGGGATTAGAACGCGTCTTTTTCTGCAACAGCGGTGTGGAAGCACTTGAGGCATCGCTGAAAATTGCCCGGAAATTTGGTAATAATCACGGTAAAAAAGGTGAGATTATCGCGGTTGAACGCGGATTTCACGGCCGGTCACTGGCAGCAATCGCTCTCGGGAAAGAGAAGTATCAAAAAGGGTTTGCTCCAATCCCGTCCGGATTTAAAACCATCCCATTCAATGATATCGAAGCGCTCGAAAACGAAATCAACGACGACACGATTGCGTTTGCCTGCGAACCGATCCAGGGAGAGGGCGGAATTCATGAAGTCAGCGGCGAATATCTGAAAAGAGCCCGCGAGCTGTGCGATCAGCACAATGCACTCCTCTTTTATGATGAAGTACAGTGCGGAAACGGACGAACCGGTAAATACTTTGGGTTTGAACATCACGGCATAAAACCCGATATCATCGCCACGGCAAAAGGACTCGGCGGCGGATTCCCTATCGGGGCAGTCATGGCCAGCGAAAAAGCGGCCCAGGCACTCGATTACGGAGATCACGGAACGACATACGGTGGAAATCCTTTGGCGTGCGCGGCAAGCCTGGCGGCTGTCCGGACGATTCTTGATGAGGACCTGATGACCCAGGCAACCGAAAAAGGAGAGTACCTGAGAAAACAGATTACTGAAAAAACAGAAGGGCTCGGCCTCATTAAAGAGATCCGCGGAAGAGGATTAATGATCGGTCTAGAGCTGACGAATGAAGGCAAGCCTGTCGTGATGGAGATGCTGGACAACTACGTGATATCCAACGTGACCATGGACACCACAATCCGGCTCGTACCGCCGCTGGTGATCACCTACGAACAGCTTGATCGTTTTGTAGATGTATTTGTAGCAGCGCTGAAAAAGTGTGGAAAGAGTTAG
- a CDS encoding Tex family protein — protein MTDSQIFDHIAGTLQLSAKQVKKVADFIDEGATIPFLARYRQEATGGLDEEQLRAVRDQIETRRTLEDRKKTILKAIDEQDKLTPELEKKIKACTDIKTLEDLYLPYKKKRKTRGDMAKEKGLEPLAELIWQQEIEKGDPLEYAKKYVSDEHELPDAETALTTSLDIVAEWINESVEVRDTLRKIIREHGVIATRKNPAIDERTNFEDYYEFSSRASHLKPHQVLAINRGERENVLFVNLELMDSITLEKLDDVVIKNDASIFIPHLQDAVEDSYKRLMLPSLERELRNDLTETADEHAIETFATNLKNLLLQPPLKNQVVMGIDPAYRTGCKVAVIDPIGKYLGGTTIYPTPPQKKIEESAKVVNKLIDQNGVTLLAIGNGTGSRETEQFVADLIQARKENQPDEELHYLIISEAGASVYSASTVAREEFPDLDAAQRGNISIARRVQDPLAELVKIDPKSIGVGLYQHDINQVQLAKKLDDVVETCVNEVGINLNTASSSLLTHVSGLSRKVARNIVDHRDSKGPFKSREELKNISGVGEFRFQQAAGFMRIPEGAHPLDNTAIHPESYEATEKLCNLFGIDVEHLGDQKQKIESAFDTINTEQVAAQIGVGVPTLELIIENLQKPGRDPRESLPKPLLRQDVLKMEDLNPGMKLEGTVRNVVDFGAFVDIGVKQDGLLHISQMSSGRRRIENPHDVVSVGDIINVEIKSVDTERGRIGLSLVK, from the coding sequence ATGACCGATTCTCAGATTTTTGATCACATTGCAGGCACACTTCAGCTTTCTGCCAAACAGGTCAAAAAAGTGGCTGATTTTATTGATGAAGGGGCAACTATTCCATTCCTTGCACGATACCGACAGGAGGCAACCGGCGGACTTGATGAAGAGCAGCTCCGGGCTGTGCGCGATCAGATTGAAACCCGCCGTACGCTGGAAGATCGCAAAAAAACGATTCTGAAAGCGATCGACGAACAGGACAAACTCACTCCGGAACTTGAAAAGAAGATAAAAGCGTGTACCGATATAAAAACGCTTGAGGATCTTTATCTGCCGTATAAAAAGAAGCGAAAAACCCGCGGCGATATGGCAAAGGAGAAAGGCCTGGAGCCGCTTGCCGAACTTATCTGGCAGCAGGAAATTGAAAAAGGCGACCCGCTGGAATACGCCAAAAAATATGTGAGCGACGAACACGAACTTCCTGACGCCGAAACCGCCCTCACCACCTCACTCGATATCGTGGCGGAGTGGATCAACGAATCCGTGGAGGTGCGTGATACGCTTCGTAAAATAATCCGGGAGCACGGCGTGATTGCCACCCGAAAAAATCCCGCAATTGATGAACGGACCAATTTTGAAGATTACTACGAATTCAGCAGCCGGGCCTCGCACCTGAAGCCGCACCAGGTTCTCGCAATCAACCGGGGCGAACGTGAAAATGTGCTGTTTGTCAATCTTGAGCTGATGGATAGCATCACCCTTGAAAAACTGGATGATGTGGTGATCAAAAACGATGCATCCATTTTTATCCCGCATCTGCAGGATGCCGTTGAAGACTCATACAAGCGGCTGATGCTGCCCTCTCTTGAACGCGAGCTCAGAAATGATCTGACCGAAACCGCTGACGAACACGCCATCGAAACCTTTGCCACAAACCTGAAAAATCTGCTTCTTCAGCCGCCGCTGAAAAACCAGGTGGTGATGGGGATCGATCCGGCGTACCGTACCGGCTGTAAAGTGGCTGTTATCGACCCGATTGGAAAATACCTCGGCGGAACCACCATCTACCCTACCCCGCCGCAGAAAAAGATTGAAGAGAGTGCAAAAGTGGTCAACAAGCTGATTGATCAGAACGGCGTAACGCTTTTAGCGATCGGGAACGGAACCGGCAGCCGCGAAACCGAACAGTTTGTGGCTGATCTGATTCAGGCCCGAAAAGAGAATCAGCCCGATGAAGAACTGCACTATTTGATTATCAGCGAAGCGGGGGCTTCGGTCTACTCTGCATCCACCGTGGCACGAGAGGAGTTTCCCGATCTTGATGCGGCCCAGCGCGGAAACATATCCATCGCGCGACGTGTGCAGGATCCGCTGGCAGAACTGGTGAAAATCGATCCGAAATCGATCGGTGTCGGTCTCTATCAGCACGACATCAACCAGGTTCAGCTTGCCAAAAAACTGGATGACGTGGTTGAAACCTGCGTGAACGAAGTGGGGATCAATCTGAATACGGCAAGCTCTTCACTTCTGACGCACGTATCGGGCCTGAGCCGAAAAGTTGCACGGAATATCGTCGATCATCGTGACAGTAAAGGCCCGTTCAAAAGCCGCGAAGAGTTGAAAAATATCAGCGGAGTGGGCGAATTTCGTTTTCAGCAGGCGGCCGGTTTTATGCGGATCCCCGAAGGTGCGCACCCGCTCGATAACACCGCCATCCACCCGGAAAGTTACGAAGCAACGGAGAAGCTCTGCAATCTGTTCGGGATTGATGTTGAACATCTTGGCGATCAGAAGCAAAAAATTGAGTCGGCGTTCGATACGATAAATACGGAGCAGGTTGCTGCCCAGATCGGTGTTGGCGTGCCTACGCTTGAGTTGATTATCGAAAACCTGCAAAAACCGGGACGTGATCCGCGGGAATCTCTGCCAAAACCACTGTTGAGACAGGATGTCCTGAAGATGGAAGATCTCAACCCCGGAATGAAACTTGAAGGCACCGTTCGAAACGTGGTCGATTTCGGGGCATTTGTGGATATCGGAGTAAAGCAGGACGGATTGCTCCATATCTCTCAGATGAGCAGCGGGCGACGCAGAATCGAGAACCCGCACGACGTCGTTTCCGTCGGGGATATAATCAACGTGGAAATCAAAAGCGTAGATACAGAACGCGGACGAATCGGACTATCTTTGGTAAAGTAG
- the hisN gene encoding histidinol-phosphatase produces the protein MDFNPDSLRKAAVEIAGIGGDSTLNFFKKSFDLEFKKDRSPVTNADRNAEMLMRKAIKSRFPDHGIIGEEFGKENEDADFVWVLDPIDGTQSFIHGVPFYTTLIGILVNGTPEVGVIYAPALNEMVSAATGTGCYLNREKVSVRDCGSLESATFLTTDIEHIHKHQFTEPFEKLLSATRLHRTWGDAYGHMMVATGRADIMFDPILNIWDAAALLPVIKEAGGVYVDVDGNETIDNGSAISTQPTLKNEILAFFD, from the coding sequence ATGGATTTTAACCCCGATTCTCTTCGCAAGGCGGCGGTGGAGATCGCCGGCATAGGCGGTGATTCTACACTTAACTTTTTTAAAAAATCTTTCGACCTGGAATTCAAAAAAGACCGGTCACCTGTAACCAATGCCGATCGCAATGCAGAAATGCTGATGCGAAAAGCGATTAAAAGCCGATTCCCAGATCACGGGATCATCGGTGAGGAATTTGGGAAGGAGAATGAGGATGCCGATTTTGTGTGGGTGCTTGATCCGATCGACGGAACGCAATCGTTTATTCACGGAGTGCCGTTTTACACAACGCTGATCGGAATTCTTGTGAACGGAACACCGGAAGTTGGTGTGATTTACGCACCGGCACTGAACGAGATGGTTTCGGCGGCAACTGGAACCGGGTGTTATTTGAATCGCGAAAAAGTTTCGGTAAGAGACTGCGGATCACTCGAAAGTGCCACATTTTTAACAACTGATATTGAGCATATTCACAAACACCAATTTACAGAGCCGTTTGAAAAGCTGTTGTCTGCCACGCGTTTACACCGCACCTGGGGTGATGCCTATGGTCATATGATGGTGGCCACCGGTCGTGCCGATATCATGTTTGATCCCATTCTAAACATCTGGGATGCTGCCGCTCTTTTGCCGGTGATAAAAGAAGCCGGCGGTGTGTACGTTGATGTAGATGGAAATGAAACAATTGATAACGGCAGTGCTATATCTACACAACCGACCCTGAAAAATGAAATTCTGGCTTTTTTTGACTAA
- a CDS encoding HEAT repeat domain-containing protein — protein MKNVTILFTLLFAILLTLPTSAQEHDYPAYPPMDFRFQHLEGTLEITEMAEIRGDITYTIRFLGETSDSLVIDAERMQVEDIRVDERTMDFEFSEGKLTIFLDEEYSRNDTATLQIVYSTRPVFGVLNNYRGTIFSSGLPLSTSHWLPVLDHPGVSATTDLRVVHPSSRTMVMTGQQRSNEVVSVEQEETRYASQYPVPLTSLFFAVGPFQSDSRSIDNVRYHIHTERPNGTELEEYRLQNIAAETIEELTEITGIEYPLSDLHILILNDLIGEERPFGAGTVLVDVNHSIDEQIIFGTAGQWAGVMVREMEWKDPEALQLLMGFFAEKLDLNLPATVFDTDLEEQYDALRPGAVHTYRHFLRENPSVKEWIEVSLSSIFDEREYPLTWNDFTRMIYRESGQYLTDKPVFEAPVEEIEQRYLYSVNVEHNEAEGEVLLKFDALGDALDELVTVQVTEFTFNESRQRELTFTGGTDEIVLSVPADIENLLLRIEERDDIDLELDKPFMFWIHQLRNGESPKDRREGAAGLRNYSDNPDLQLALLDIIEDESDADVYAEILRTLSFVTDGASGTSDMFLSRTRSDHPERVQIEAVRALSSYGENDMVISRLQSIIRSSENETMRREAIHSLAAITDLDRFTTITESLIVQESTLYEVPLLLETLSSKGGEERAVQLADTFLSTEFPYELRSRSLQLILDLDQSQQGWENRIDDLITDRDPRIRYLAVGGLQHLSDEKIRELLDVRKTEEFDLRVYRGLEEL, from the coding sequence ATGAAAAACGTTACTATTCTGTTTACACTACTATTTGCCATTTTATTAACTCTTCCTACATCTGCTCAAGAGCACGATTATCCGGCATATCCGCCAATGGATTTCCGTTTTCAACATCTGGAGGGGACGCTTGAAATTACTGAAATGGCAGAAATTCGGGGGGATATTACCTACACTATTCGTTTTCTGGGTGAAACGTCCGATTCATTAGTGATAGATGCCGAACGTATGCAGGTTGAGGACATACGGGTGGATGAGCGAACAATGGATTTTGAATTTAGTGAGGGTAAACTCACCATTTTTCTGGATGAAGAGTACAGCAGAAATGATACCGCAACTCTTCAGATTGTCTACTCCACGAGGCCTGTATTTGGCGTACTCAATAATTACAGGGGAACGATTTTTAGCTCCGGCCTTCCGCTTTCCACCAGTCACTGGCTGCCGGTTCTCGATCACCCGGGCGTTTCCGCAACGACAGATCTTCGCGTAGTGCATCCATCATCCCGGACGATGGTGATGACAGGGCAGCAGAGATCTAACGAGGTGGTGTCAGTGGAGCAGGAAGAAACACGGTATGCGTCTCAATATCCCGTGCCGTTAACATCACTATTCTTTGCAGTAGGACCATTTCAGTCCGATTCACGATCGATTGATAACGTACGGTATCATATTCACACAGAGCGGCCGAACGGGACTGAACTGGAGGAGTATCGCCTTCAAAATATTGCTGCTGAAACGATTGAAGAACTGACTGAAATTACGGGGATTGAGTACCCGTTGAGTGATCTTCATATCCTGATTCTCAATGACCTGATTGGGGAAGAGCGGCCGTTTGGAGCCGGAACTGTACTTGTGGATGTAAATCATTCGATTGATGAACAAATTATTTTTGGCACCGCAGGGCAGTGGGCCGGTGTAATGGTGCGTGAAATGGAGTGGAAAGATCCGGAAGCATTGCAGCTTTTAATGGGATTCTTTGCCGAAAAACTCGACCTGAATCTGCCTGCTACTGTTTTTGATACCGATCTGGAAGAACAATATGATGCTCTCCGGCCCGGTGCGGTTCATACGTACAGGCACTTTCTTCGTGAAAATCCTTCCGTTAAGGAATGGATCGAAGTATCTCTCTCCTCAATCTTTGACGAACGGGAATATCCGCTGACCTGGAATGATTTCACGCGCATGATATATCGGGAAAGTGGTCAGTATTTGACGGATAAGCCTGTTTTTGAAGCACCGGTTGAGGAAATTGAACAGCGTTATCTTTATTCGGTGAACGTTGAGCATAACGAAGCTGAAGGGGAAGTTTTACTAAAGTTTGATGCACTGGGAGATGCACTCGATGAACTGGTTACAGTGCAAGTCACTGAATTCACATTTAACGAAAGCCGGCAGCGGGAACTTACATTTACAGGTGGCACCGATGAAATTGTACTGAGTGTACCGGCTGATATCGAAAACCTTCTGCTGAGAATTGAAGAACGGGATGATATTGATCTTGAACTGGATAAACCGTTTATGTTCTGGATCCACCAGCTCCGTAATGGAGAATCCCCAAAGGACAGGAGGGAGGGAGCTGCCGGGTTAAGAAATTATTCTGATAACCCCGATCTTCAGCTCGCACTGCTCGATATTATCGAGGATGAATCCGATGCGGACGTATATGCCGAAATTTTAAGGACGCTTTCTTTTGTTACGGACGGTGCCAGCGGAACATCAGATATGTTTCTCAGCCGTACTCGTTCCGATCATCCGGAGCGTGTTCAGATTGAGGCAGTGCGTGCGTTAAGCTCCTATGGTGAAAATGATATGGTGATCAGCAGATTGCAGTCGATCATCCGCTCATCAGAAAATGAAACCATGAGAAGAGAAGCGATTCATTCACTTGCCGCCATCACCGACCTCGACCGCTTCACAACGATCACCGAATCCCTGATTGTTCAGGAATCGACACTTTATGAGGTTCCGTTGCTGCTCGAGACGTTATCATCAAAAGGCGGTGAAGAACGGGCTGTTCAGCTGGCGGATACATTTTTAAGCACCGAATTTCCTTATGAATTGCGCAGCCGGTCACTGCAACTTATTCTGGATCTCGATCAGTCGCAGCAGGGATGGGAGAATCGGATTGATGATCTTATTACTGACCGCGACCCCAGGATCCGGTATCTCGCAGTAGGTGGATTGCAGCATCTTTCCGATGAGAAAATACGCGAACTTTTGGATGTGCGAAAAACTGAAGAGTTCGACTTAAGGGTTTATAGAGGGCTCGAAGAACTTTAA
- the icd gene encoding NADP-dependent isocitrate dehydrogenase: MSFEKLEKPTQGTIIEKKADGSLNVGDDPIVPYIEGDGIGIDISPVMIHVVDSAVKKAFGGKKKINWFEVYAGEKALKKYDKDTWLPEDTLKAFTDYKVGIKGPLTTPVGGGIRSLNVAIRQKLDLYACVRPVKYYTGTPSPVKQPELTDMVIFRENTEDIYAGIEYQTGTPENDKLKKFLMDDLGTKNIRFPDTSSLGIKPISIEGTKRLVRSAIRYAIDQGRKNVTLVHKGNIMKFTEGSFKNWGYEVAKEEFDAKVIGEGPWCELPNGIVVKDVIADAFLQQILTRPDEYDVIATMNLNGDYISDALAACVGGIGIAPGANINYESGIAVFEATHGTAPKYTGQDKVNPGSLILSAVMMLRYMGWGEAADLIEKGLEASISDKKVTYDFERLMEGATLLKCSEFGEEIIENM, from the coding sequence ATGAGTTTTGAAAAATTAGAAAAACCTACCCAAGGAACAATTATCGAAAAAAAAGCCGATGGATCGCTGAATGTTGGCGACGATCCCATTGTGCCATACATTGAAGGCGACGGTATCGGCATCGATATTTCTCCCGTAATGATTCATGTTGTTGACAGCGCCGTTAAAAAGGCGTTTGGCGGTAAGAAAAAAATTAACTGGTTCGAAGTATATGCCGGTGAAAAAGCGCTTAAGAAGTACGATAAAGACACCTGGCTGCCGGAAGATACACTAAAAGCTTTTACCGATTACAAAGTCGGAATTAAAGGACCTCTCACCACACCGGTAGGCGGCGGAATCCGTTCACTGAACGTGGCGATTCGTCAGAAGCTGGACCTCTACGCCTGCGTGCGTCCTGTTAAGTATTACACCGGTACACCCAGCCCGGTAAAGCAGCCTGAACTGACCGACATGGTGATTTTCCGGGAAAACACGGAAGATATCTATGCCGGAATTGAGTATCAGACCGGCACTCCCGAAAACGACAAGCTGAAGAAATTTCTGATGGATGATCTTGGCACAAAGAACATCCGCTTCCCGGATACCTCGTCTCTCGGTATTAAGCCGATCTCTATTGAGGGAACCAAGCGCCTGGTTCGATCTGCAATCCGGTATGCCATTGATCAGGGACGCAAAAACGTAACCCTGGTACACAAAGGCAATATCATGAAGTTTACCGAGGGTAGCTTTAAGAACTGGGGATATGAAGTAGCAAAAGAAGAGTTCGACGCTAAAGTTATCGGCGAAGGGCCCTGGTGCGAATTGCCGAACGGTATTGTGGTTAAAGATGTGATTGCTGATGCCTTCCTGCAGCAGATTCTTACCCGTCCGGATGAATACGATGTGATTGCCACAATGAACCTGAATGGCGACTATATCTCCGATGCACTTGCTGCCTGCGTAGGCGGTATTGGTATCGCACCGGGTGCAAATATCAACTATGAAAGTGGAATTGCCGTATTTGAAGCTACTCACGGAACGGCTCCTAAGTATACCGGACAGGACAAAGTGAATCCCGGTTCACTTATTCTTTCTGCTGTAATGATGCTCCGTTATATGGGATGGGGCGAAGCCGCAGACCTGATCGAAAAAGGCCTCGAAGCTTCTATCAGCGACAAAAAAGTCACCTATGACTTTGAACGCCTGATGGAAGGAGCCACTCTTCTGAAGTGCTCAGAGTTTGGTGAAGAGATCATCGAAAACATGTAA